The Cervus canadensis isolate Bull #8, Minnesota chromosome 29, ASM1932006v1, whole genome shotgun sequence genome includes a window with the following:
- the LRRC10B gene encoding leucine-rich repeat-containing protein 10B, whose amino-acid sequence MGIAESTPDELPSDAEEQLRNGEQQLELSGRRLRRLPSAVCALSRLQKLYVSGTGLRELPEEIEELRELRILALDFNKLERLPDGLCRLPRLTRLYLGSNRLLALPADFAQLQSLRCLWIEGNFLRRFPRPLLRLVALQSLQMGDNRLRALPAELPRMTGLRGLWLYGNRFEEFPPALLRMGRLHILDLDRNRLGGFPDLHPLRALRVFSYDHNPVTGPPRVADTVFLVGEGAVERMAERDEPTPRPPPRRPARAFEDEEEEDLLIGGGSSRALGAPGDSLRALEAAPGLGT is encoded by the coding sequence ATGGGCATCGCCGAGTCTACGCCGGACGAGCTGCCGTCGGACGCCGAGGAGCAACTGCGCAACGGCGAGCAGCAGCTGGAGCTGAGCGGGAGGCGGCTGCGGCGGCTGCCCAGCGCCGTGTGCGCGCTGAGCCGCCTGCAGAAGCTGTACGTGAGCGGCACGGGGCTGCGCGAGCTGCCGGAGGAGATCGAGGAGCTGCGCGAGCTGCGCATCCTGGCGCTTGACTTCAACAAACTCGAGCGCCTGCCCGACGGTCTCTGTCGCCTGCCGCGCCTCACGCGCCTCTACCTGGGCAGCAACCGGCTGCTGGCGCTGCCCGCCGACTTCGCGCAGCTTCAGAGCCTGCGCTGCCTCTGGATCGAGGGCAACTTCCTGCGGCGCTTCCCGCGGCCGTTGTTGCGCCTGGTGGCGCTGCAGTCGCTGCAGATGGGCGACAACCGGTTGCGCGCGCTGCCCGCGGAGCTGCCGCGCATGACGGGCCTGCGCGGCCTCTGGCTCTACGGCAACCGCTTCGAGGAATTCCCGCCCGCGTTGCTGCGCATGGGCCGCCTGCACATCCTCGACCTAGACCGCAACCGCCTGGGCGGCTTTCCAGACCTGCACCCGCTGCGCGCCCTGCGCGTCTTCTCCTACGACCACAACCCGGTCACTGGCCCCCCACGCGTGGCCGACACGGTCTTCCTTGTGGGCGAGGGCGCCGTCGAGCGCATGGCTGAGCGCGACGAGCCCACGCCCCGGCCGCCGCCCCGGCGCCCAGCGCGGGCCTTtgaggatgaggaggaagaagacCTGCTCATAGGGGGCGGTAGCTCCCGGGCTCTCGGGGCCCCCGGGGACAGCCTCCGCGCCCTAGAAGCAGCTCCAGGACTGGGCACCTGA